In Melanotaenia boesemani isolate fMelBoe1 chromosome 7, fMelBoe1.pri, whole genome shotgun sequence, a single window of DNA contains:
- the LOC121642980 gene encoding C-terminal-binding protein 1 — translation MGSSHILNKGMPLGIRPPIMNGPMHPRPLVALLDGRDCTVEMPILKDVATVAFCDAQSTQEIHEKVLNEAVGALMYHTITLMREDLEKFKALRIIVRIGSGYDNIDIKSAGELGIAVCNMPAASVEETADSTLCHILTLYRRTTWLHQALREGTRVQSVEQIREVASGAARIRGETLGLIGLGRVGQAVALRAKAFGFNVIFYDPYLADGVERSLGLQRVTTLQDLLFHSDCVSLHCSLNEHNHHLINDFTIKQMRQGAFLVNTARGGLVEEKALAQALKEGRIRGAALDVHETEPFSFSQGPLKDAPNLICTPHAAWYSEQASLEMREEAAREIRRAVTGRIPDNLKNCVNKEFLTQNNHWTGVDPTTVHPELNGAYRYPPGVVSLPAGGLPPPVEGIVPSAVPIAHTLPPAVTHPPHALSPGQNTVKPPESDREQHPNDQL, via the exons ATGGGAAGCTCACATATCCTCAACAAAGGCATGCCTCTGG GCATCAGGCCACCCATTATGAATGGGCCCATGCACCCACGCCCCCTGGTGGCGCTGCTGGACGGGCGCGACTGTACTGTGGAAATGCCCATCCTGAAAGACGTGGCAACTGTAGCTTTCTGTGATGCCCAGTCCACACAGGAGATCCACGAGAAG gtCCTGAACGAAGCTGTAGGAGCTCTGATGTACCACACCATTACGCTGATGAGAGAAGACCTGGAGAAGTTTAAAGCTCTGCGCATCATCGTTCGCATCGGCAGCGGTTACGACAACATAGACATTAAATCTGCCGGAGAGCTCG GCATAGCTGTATGTAATATGCCGGCTGCCTCAGTGGAGGAGACGGCGGACTCCACGCTTTGTCACATCCTCACCTTGTACCGACGTACAACCTGGCTGCACCAG GCTCTCCGGGAGGGCACACGAGTTCAGAGCGTGGAGCAGATCCGGGAGGTGGCATCGGGAGCGGCGAGGATCAGAGGAGAAACCCTGGGACTCATAGGGCTTG GTCGAGTGGGCCAGGCTGTAGCCCTGCGAGCCAAGGCTTTCGGCTTTAATGTGATTTTCTACGACCCTTATTTGGCTGATGGTGTAGAAAGATCCCTAGGACTACAAAGAGTTACCACACTACAG GATCTGCTCTTCCACTCCGACTGTGTTTctctgcactgcagcctcaACGAACACAACCACCATCTGATCAACGACTTCACCATCAAACAG ATGCGTCAGGGGGCATTCCTTGTTAACACAGCCCGGGGGGGTCTGGTGGAGGAGAAAGCCCTGGCTCAGGCCCTGAAAGAAGGGAGGATACGTGGAGCTGCTCTGGATGTTCATGAAACAGAGCCTTTCAG TTTCAGCCAGGGTCCACTAAAGGATGCTCCCAATCTGATCTGCACACCACATGCTGCCTGGTACAGCGAGCAGGCATCTCTGGAGATGAGAGAGGAGGCAGCCAGGGAGATCAGAAGGGCTGTGACAG GTCGTATCCCAGACAATCTGAAGAATTGTGTGAATAAAGAATTCCTCACCCAAAACAACCACTGGACAGGAGTTGACCCAACTACAGTCCACCCTGAGCTTAACGGGGCTTATAG GTATCCCCCAGGAGTGGTGAGCTTGCCAGCTGGTGGCCTCCCACCTCCAGTTGAAGGCATTGTGCCAAGCGCTGTGCCGATTGCACACACCCTCCCGCCCGCTGTCACACACCCTCCTCATGCACTGTCTCCTGGACAAAACACAGTGAAGCCACCCGAGAGCGACAGAGAGCAGCATCCAAACGACCAACTGTAG